In the genome of Pelagibacterium nitratireducens, one region contains:
- a CDS encoding PAS domain-containing sensor histidine kinase — MAVSAGNRQISHSGDKSAPLFNDNRLLRQVGFVVVLISVIVATGSFLIMSGATDIEPGPDVWTWIWIANAILITLVVALVLTELVMLVQTRIRKQEGARLQVRIVVMFAIVAAGPAFIVAVVATLSLNQGLDQWFSERMRSMVESSRLVARSYMLEHAQVLRDDTIWVASELETARDSFTNDAPRFQRILTALANTRSLPFTSLVNQAGETVMRAQINIPGATPRVPDAVLAAAGEGAPTLIAPGAASSLVGAVVKLRGYDDLFLFVARPVDPEVLEYVRLTDENITEYRLYDSSRLVFQITFALMYVGVAFVFLLAALWIGIALANGLIDPIRNLMIASNRVSSGDLDVQLPVPERGGDLHDLAVRFNKMTAQLRNQRAALVAASRTNDQRRQFTEAVVEGVSAGIIGLDAFGRITLVNSRACAALGQTELDLMNQELSQIAPELAPTMERAQLARRGRVQDQVQLSTGFDRRTYQVRLTREGTITESKGFVVTLDDITELVAAQRNSAWADVARRIAHEIKNPLTPIQLSAERLRRRYANKLVDDFDVFDKCISTIVRQVGDIGRMVDEFSSFARMPSATIVRADLSDTVRQAVFLESVRQPEINIKAVLPDETIYAQFDTRLVSQALTNLIKNAVEAIESVGLDTVEDPEVIVEASVSGDEAVIEVSDNGKGWPEENRHQLLEPYMTTREKGTGLGLAIVAKIIEQHGGRVDLRDAAPDANGRVGACFAFTLPLQKSEKQPVGPQGHGQSTEKTTQEETSRVSAMAIK; from the coding sequence CCGGCTCGTTCCTCATCATGAGCGGGGCGACCGACATCGAGCCAGGGCCCGATGTCTGGACCTGGATATGGATTGCCAACGCAATCCTGATTACGCTCGTCGTCGCGCTGGTCCTGACCGAACTGGTCATGCTGGTGCAGACGCGCATCCGCAAGCAGGAGGGTGCGCGGCTTCAAGTTCGCATCGTCGTCATGTTTGCCATCGTCGCGGCCGGCCCTGCCTTTATCGTCGCCGTGGTCGCCACGCTCTCGCTCAATCAGGGCCTCGACCAATGGTTCTCCGAGCGCATGCGCTCCATGGTGGAGAGTTCCCGCCTTGTTGCCAGATCCTATATGCTTGAGCATGCGCAGGTCCTGCGTGACGATACGATATGGGTCGCAAGCGAGCTTGAGACGGCCCGCGACAGTTTCACAAACGATGCCCCGCGCTTCCAGCGCATCCTGACCGCGCTCGCCAACACCCGCTCGTTACCGTTTACAAGCCTCGTCAATCAGGCGGGCGAAACTGTCATGCGGGCCCAGATCAATATACCGGGAGCCACGCCGCGCGTTCCCGACGCCGTGCTTGCCGCAGCCGGCGAGGGCGCCCCCACGCTCATCGCCCCGGGCGCCGCCAGCTCTCTGGTCGGCGCGGTCGTCAAGCTTCGTGGCTACGACGATCTTTTCCTCTTTGTCGCGCGTCCGGTCGATCCAGAGGTGCTCGAATATGTGCGGCTGACCGACGAAAATATCACCGAATACCGGCTCTACGATTCCAGCCGACTGGTATTCCAGATCACTTTTGCCTTGATGTATGTTGGGGTGGCTTTCGTTTTCCTGCTCGCCGCACTGTGGATCGGCATTGCTCTGGCCAACGGTCTCATCGACCCCATCCGAAATCTGATGATCGCCTCGAACCGCGTATCCAGCGGCGATCTCGACGTTCAATTGCCCGTTCCCGAACGAGGCGGCGACCTGCACGACCTTGCTGTGCGCTTTAACAAGATGACCGCCCAGCTGCGCAATCAGCGTGCTGCTCTCGTGGCCGCCAGTCGGACCAACGATCAGCGCCGGCAGTTCACCGAAGCGGTTGTGGAGGGCGTTTCCGCGGGCATTATCGGGCTCGATGCGTTCGGTCGCATTACCCTCGTCAATTCCCGGGCCTGCGCCGCCCTCGGCCAGACCGAACTGGACCTGATGAATCAGGAACTCTCCCAAATTGCCCCCGAACTCGCCCCCACCATGGAACGGGCGCAATTGGCCCGTCGGGGCAGGGTGCAGGACCAGGTGCAGCTTTCCACCGGGTTCGATCGGCGTACCTATCAGGTCCGGCTGACCCGTGAAGGCACCATCACCGAATCCAAGGGCTTTGTGGTCACCCTCGACGACATCACCGAACTGGTGGCGGCACAGCGCAATAGCGCCTGGGCCGATGTGGCCCGCCGTATCGCCCACGAGATCAAGAACCCGCTGACCCCGATCCAGCTTTCTGCCGAACGGTTGCGCCGCCGCTACGCCAACAAGCTGGTCGACGATTTCGATGTTTTCGACAAATGCATATCGACCATCGTGCGCCAGGTCGGCGATATCGGGCGCATGGTCGATGAGTTTTCCTCCTTCGCCCGCATGCCCTCGGCAACGATCGTGAGGGCCGACCTTTCCGATACCGTGCGGCAGGCCGTTTTTCTTGAAAGCGTTCGCCAGCCCGAAATCAACATCAAGGCGGTGTTGCCCGACGAGACGATATACGCCCAGTTCGATACGAGGCTGGTCTCCCAGGCGCTGACCAATCTTATCAAGAATGCCGTCGAAGCCATTGAAAGCGTGGGCCTTGATACGGTTGAGGACCCCGAAGTCATTGTCGAGGCGTCGGTGAGCGGCGACGAAGCGGTTATCGAGGTCAGCGACAACGGCAAGGGCTGGCCGGAGGAAAACCGCCACCAACTCCTCGAACCCTATATGACGACGCGGGAAAAGGGCACGGGGCTTGGTCTTGCTATTGTCGCAAAGATCATCGAACAGCATGGCGGTCGTGTCGACCTGCGCGATGCAGCACCCGATGCCAATGGCCGCGTCGGTGCCTGCTTCGCCTTCACCTTGCCGCTGCAGAAAAGTGAAAAACAGCCGGTCGGACCTCAGGGCCATGGCCAGAGCACCGAAAAAACGACCCAAGAGGAGACATCGCGCGTATCCGCGATGGCAATAAAGTAA
- a CDS encoding sigma-54 dependent transcriptional regulator, producing MARDILIVDDEEDIRELIAGILEDEGYEPRQASDADGALNEIAKRRPNLVYLDIWMQGSRLDGLQLLDVLQTDHPDLPVVMISGHGNVETAVSAIRRGAYDYIEKPFKIDRLLLITQRAIEASKLRIEVADLKERTGDETELVGVSGAISQVRSLIDKSAGTRSRVFISGGAGTGKGMCARLLHFKSPRAMGPFIEINASLYAPDEIPVVLFGREVRDKNGLRTEVGALERAHGGTLYLSEVASLPLEAQTSLLRALVENKFTRVDGHGPVPVDVRIVSSSSQNVAGLIEEGKFRTDLFHRLSVVPLQLTSLRERREDIPSLVSLFVAQLSRMHNLPRFLFGDDAIAVLQGQDWPGNARQLRNAIERLLILVRDQKPADGVITAAMLPSDISEVLPTIGDTDSSAHLMSLPLRDAREVFERQYLIAQIERFGGNISKTAEFVGMERSALHRKIKSLGL from the coding sequence ATGGCTCGTGACATTCTGATTGTTGATGACGAGGAAGATATCCGCGAACTGATCGCCGGAATTCTCGAAGACGAAGGCTATGAGCCGCGACAGGCGTCCGATGCCGACGGCGCACTCAACGAAATCGCCAAACGGCGCCCCAATCTGGTGTACCTCGACATCTGGATGCAGGGGTCACGCCTCGATGGCCTCCAGCTGCTCGATGTGCTCCAGACCGACCATCCCGATCTTCCGGTGGTGATGATCTCGGGCCACGGCAATGTCGAAACCGCCGTCTCGGCCATTCGGCGGGGCGCCTACGACTACATCGAAAAGCCCTTCAAGATCGACCGCCTGCTGCTCATCACCCAGCGCGCCATTGAGGCCAGCAAGCTCAGGATAGAAGTCGCCGATCTCAAGGAACGGACCGGCGACGAGACCGAACTGGTCGGAGTATCGGGCGCCATTTCCCAGGTGCGCTCCCTGATCGACAAGTCTGCGGGCACACGTTCGCGGGTTTTCATCTCGGGCGGAGCGGGGACAGGCAAGGGCATGTGCGCGCGCCTGCTTCACTTCAAGAGTCCGCGTGCCATGGGCCCGTTCATCGAAATCAACGCTTCACTCTATGCTCCGGACGAAATTCCCGTTGTGCTGTTCGGACGCGAAGTGCGTGACAAGAACGGCCTGCGCACCGAAGTCGGTGCTCTCGAACGGGCCCATGGCGGAACGCTCTATCTGTCCGAAGTCGCCTCGCTCCCTCTCGAGGCGCAGACCTCCTTGCTGCGCGCACTCGTCGAAAACAAGTTCACCCGCGTCGATGGCCACGGCCCGGTGCCGGTTGACGTGCGAATCGTCTCGTCAAGCTCGCAAAACGTTGCCGGCCTGATCGAGGAGGGGAAATTCCGCACCGATCTTTTCCACCGCCTTTCGGTCGTGCCGCTCCAGCTCACCTCTCTGCGTGAACGCCGCGAGGACATTCCCTCGCTGGTCAGCCTGTTCGTGGCCCAGCTTTCGCGCATGCACAACCTGCCGCGTTTCCTGTTCGGCGACGATGCCATCGCTGTTCTTCAGGGCCAGGATTGGCCGGGAAACGCGCGCCAATTGCGCAACGCCATTGAGCGCCTGCTTATCCTGGTGCGCGACCAGAAGCCGGCCGACGGCGTCATCACCGCCGCCATGCTACCCTCTGACATTTCCGAGGTGCTGCCCACCATCGGCGATACCGACTCATCGGCGCACCTGATGAGCCTGCCCTTGCGGGATGCACGCGAAGTTTTCGAGCGCCAGTACCTGATCGCCCAGATCGAGCGGTTCGGGGGCAACATCTCGAAAACAGCGGAATTTGTGGGTATGGAGCGAAGCGCATTGCACCGCAAGATCAAATCGCTCGGGCTTTAG
- the hfq gene encoding RNA chaperone Hfq, whose protein sequence is MPSEKVQNLQDAFLNHVRKNKVPVTIFLVNGVKLQGVITWFDNFCLLLRRDAQSQLVYKHAISTIMPGAPIQLFDPESNTD, encoded by the coding sequence ATGCCCAGTGAAAAGGTGCAGAACCTTCAAGATGCCTTTCTCAATCACGTTCGCAAGAACAAGGTTCCGGTGACGATCTTTCTCGTTAACGGCGTCAAATTGCAGGGCGTCATCACCTGGTTCGACAATTTCTGTCTGTTGCTGCGTCGCGATGCCCAGAGCCAACTGGTCTATAAGCACGCAATTTCGACGATCATGCCGGGCGCACCCATTCAACTGTTCGACCCCGAGAGCAACACCGATTGA
- a CDS encoding potassium transporter TrkG has translation MPTIGILSAGVFGVFALSLVLPLFVALVEGNWRALEAIFLVAVGYGFLSAVTILSLSRRARTLNRAGVFMAAITVWLSLIAAAVPLFILVEGQQLVPAIFEASSAAVTLGATLRPPADLSPSMTFYRATVAWVGGLTTLTLAVYVLGPYRVGGIPNANLRQVQHARTENDPRIFVTLQSIAAPYLALTITCAMLLIIVRVPADDAIVVAMSMLSTNGFVPPGSTTSVLDNRLAEIVMMVFMLIGATSIIWHRLLVARGGEGSREHHEGMRYLAAIGALVVMAILAAIFAPPLGRPGFESAFNYVFDMISIATTTGITHDLRLGVSIPFEAILIIVFIGGCSYSTAGGIKAFRLLTMLKHVGNELDRLVYPSAILRDDVQYDTQQRIIAKSVWSTFFLGVLAVTIALLIFAAQGHSLPSAMALAAGAFSQVGNLVDSAVPGLSQGVASDATLLTIAALATIARIEILVVLAAITGNRW, from the coding sequence TTGCCCACCATCGGAATTCTATCGGCCGGTGTGTTCGGGGTCTTCGCCCTCTCATTGGTGTTGCCGCTGTTTGTTGCGCTGGTCGAAGGCAATTGGCGCGCCCTCGAGGCGATTTTTCTGGTTGCCGTCGGGTACGGGTTTCTGTCCGCTGTCACCATTCTTTCGCTCAGCCGGCGGGCGCGCACGCTTAACAGGGCAGGGGTATTCATGGCGGCCATTACCGTATGGCTGTCATTGATTGCCGCCGCCGTGCCCCTTTTCATTCTGGTCGAGGGCCAACAGCTCGTCCCGGCCATTTTCGAGGCCAGCTCGGCCGCCGTTACGCTTGGGGCAACCCTGCGCCCGCCCGCCGATTTGTCGCCGTCCATGACCTTTTACCGGGCCACGGTGGCATGGGTGGGCGGCCTGACAACCCTGACGCTGGCCGTCTATGTGTTGGGGCCATACCGGGTGGGCGGCATACCCAACGCAAACCTGCGGCAGGTCCAGCACGCCCGCACCGAAAACGATCCGCGCATTTTCGTCACGCTGCAATCGATCGCCGCGCCCTATCTGGCCCTGACGATTACCTGCGCCATGTTGTTGATCATCGTGCGGGTCCCCGCGGACGACGCCATTGTCGTGGCGATGAGCATGCTTTCCACCAACGGATTCGTGCCCCCGGGATCGACGACATCCGTCCTCGACAACCGGCTCGCCGAAATTGTCATGATGGTTTTCATGCTTATCGGCGCAACCAGCATAATCTGGCACCGCCTGCTTGTTGCCCGGGGCGGCGAAGGCTCGCGTGAACATCACGAAGGCATGCGCTATCTCGCGGCCATCGGCGCGTTGGTGGTTATGGCCATCCTTGCAGCCATTTTCGCGCCGCCGCTCGGTCGGCCGGGCTTTGAAAGCGCCTTCAATTACGTCTTCGACATGATCTCGATCGCCACCACGACCGGCATCACCCACGATCTGCGACTGGGGGTTTCCATACCGTTTGAGGCCATTCTCATTATCGTTTTCATTGGCGGCTGTTCATATTCGACGGCCGGAGGCATCAAGGCGTTTCGCCTGCTCACCATGCTCAAGCATGTGGGCAACGAACTCGACAGGCTCGTTTATCCCAGCGCCATTCTGCGAGACGACGTGCAATACGACACCCAGCAGCGCATCATCGCCAAATCCGTGTGGAGCACCTTTTTCCTCGGCGTGTTGGCCGTCACCATTGCGCTGCTGATCTTCGCCGCACAGGGCCATTCCCTGCCTTCCGCCATGGCACTTGCAGCGGGGGCCTTTTCACAGGTCGGCAATCTCGTCGACTCTGCTGTTCCCGGGCTGTCCCAGGGCGTTGCGTCCGACGCCACCCTGCTAACGATCGCCGCACTGGCCACCATCGCCCGCATCGAAATCCTGGTGGTGCTGGCGGCAATTACAGGAAATCGCTGGTAA
- the hflX gene encoding GTPase HflX: MIDKEDDDDGKGFVDLREVPTRTGLVTPDVRHNRYARPAEARHAEFIGLAAAIALDLVFTEILRVREIKPSTYLGGGQVQQLAEWAKEREIELLVIDAPLSAIQQRNLEREIGVKVLDRTALILEIFGERAATREGVLQVELAHLNYQKGRLVRSWTHLERQRGGGGFLGGPGETQIESDRRQIQDRILVLERRLDKVRRTRQLQRGPRDSVPFPVVALVGYTNAGKSSLFNAITGSGVMAENLLFATLDTTVRRASLPHGRDVILSDTVGFISDLPTDLVAAFRGTLEEVTQAQVILHVRDVSNPDHPAQANDVLSVLASLGVTGETTPIIEVWNKIDSLPAEAIDGLANITPAGKVAAAIPVSAVTGQGLPDLLLAVEKTLAQDSRLFSVLIPHESSSETGWLYANAEVVERGEPDDEGTRYTVRVLPRHRAEFSEKFAGRITGLDGSS; encoded by the coding sequence TTGATCGATAAAGAAGACGACGACGATGGCAAGGGCTTCGTGGACCTTCGCGAAGTCCCCACACGCACTGGTCTCGTAACCCCCGACGTCAGGCATAACCGTTATGCGCGCCCGGCCGAGGCGCGGCATGCCGAATTTATCGGGCTTGCCGCGGCCATAGCGCTCGACCTGGTGTTCACCGAAATCCTGCGCGTGCGCGAAATCAAGCCGTCGACCTATCTCGGTGGCGGGCAGGTGCAGCAGCTTGCCGAGTGGGCCAAGGAGCGAGAGATTGAACTGCTGGTCATCGATGCGCCGCTCTCGGCCATCCAGCAACGCAATCTCGAACGCGAGATCGGCGTAAAGGTCCTTGACCGCACGGCGCTGATTCTCGAAATCTTCGGTGAGCGCGCCGCGACCCGCGAGGGTGTGCTGCAGGTCGAACTCGCCCATCTCAATTACCAGAAGGGCCGTCTGGTCCGCTCCTGGACCCACCTTGAGCGTCAGCGCGGCGGCGGCGGCTTTCTTGGCGGTCCGGGCGAAACCCAGATCGAATCCGACCGACGCCAGATTCAGGACCGCATTCTCGTTCTCGAGCGCCGCCTCGACAAGGTGCGCCGCACCCGTCAGCTGCAGCGCGGCCCCCGCGATTCTGTGCCGTTCCCCGTCGTCGCGCTGGTCGGTTACACCAATGCCGGCAAGTCGAGCCTGTTCAACGCCATCACCGGCTCGGGGGTCATGGCTGAGAACCTGTTGTTCGCAACGCTCGACACCACCGTGCGCCGCGCCTCGCTCCCCCATGGCCGCGACGTCATCCTGTCCGATACCGTTGGCTTCATTTCCGATCTGCCGACCGATCTTGTGGCCGCCTTTCGCGGTACGCTCGAGGAAGTAACGCAGGCCCAGGTCATCTTGCACGTCCGCGACGTTTCCAACCCCGACCATCCGGCACAGGCAAACGACGTGCTCTCGGTTCTGGCTTCGCTCGGTGTCACCGGCGAAACCACGCCGATCATCGAGGTCTGGAACAAGATCGACAGCCTGCCTGCCGAAGCCATCGACGGCCTGGCGAATATCACGCCAGCGGGAAAAGTCGCGGCCGCCATTCCGGTTTCGGCCGTGACCGGCCAGGGGCTGCCCGACCTTCTCCTTGCCGTCGAAAAAACGCTGGCCCAGGATTCGCGCCTGTTCAGTGTCCTGATTCCGCACGAATCGAGTTCTGAAACAGGCTGGCTTTACGCCAACGCTGAAGTTGTCGAGCGCGGCGAACCCGACGATGAAGGCACGCGCTACACTGTCCGGGTTCTGCCCCGGCACCGTGCCGAGTTTTCGGAAAAATTCGCCGGCCGGATTACCGGTCTCGACGGATCAAGCTGA
- the trkA gene encoding Trk system potassium transporter TrkA, producing the protein MRVIICGAGQVGYGIAERLSAEGNEITVIDNNPALVQRVRDTLDARGLHGHGSHPDVLAQAGARDADMLIAVTQVDEVNMTACQVAHSIFEVPTRIARIRSQSYLDPEWSNMFSRDHLPIDVIISPEVEVGELILQRMAYPGANEIVTFEDDQVVVIEVNVTEDCAVIDTPLRHLTDLFPNLQATVMGVRRDGEMRVVHSHEQMIAGDQAVVAVARDQVQRVLGLFGRDEVPPSRVVIAGAGNVGRYVARRIEETDPSVSIRIIESNRENAQRTAEAMKHSIVVFGDALAEDIMREVDVRDAHMFLGLTNDDKTNILSSVIASEMGCHANIALVNQSQYPRVARRLGVDAFINPRAITVSKVLRHVRRGRIRGVYTLGNGAAEILEAEALETSTLVGKPLREFKLPPGIRIGAIVRGSQSIMPTGDTIVRAGDFVIVFALAASLRQVEQMFRVSIDFF; encoded by the coding sequence ATGAGAGTTATTATCTGCGGAGCCGGCCAGGTCGGCTACGGGATCGCCGAGCGCCTTTCGGCCGAAGGCAATGAAATCACCGTCATCGACAACAATCCGGCCCTGGTGCAGCGCGTCAGGGACACGCTTGATGCGCGCGGGTTGCATGGGCACGGGTCCCATCCGGACGTTCTGGCCCAGGCCGGGGCGCGTGATGCCGATATGCTGATCGCCGTTACCCAGGTCGATGAGGTCAACATGACCGCCTGCCAGGTGGCCCATTCGATCTTCGAAGTGCCCACCCGCATCGCGCGCATCCGCTCGCAAAGCTATCTCGATCCCGAATGGAGCAACATGTTCTCCCGGGATCACCTGCCCATCGACGTCATCATCTCGCCCGAGGTGGAGGTTGGCGAGCTCATCCTGCAGCGCATGGCCTATCCGGGCGCCAACGAGATCGTGACCTTCGAGGACGATCAGGTCGTGGTCATCGAGGTCAACGTGACCGAGGACTGCGCGGTGATCGATACCCCGCTGCGGCACCTTACCGACCTGTTTCCCAATCTTCAGGCGACCGTTATGGGTGTGCGGCGCGACGGCGAAATGCGGGTCGTCCACTCCCACGAACAGATGATCGCCGGCGATCAGGCCGTGGTGGCCGTGGCGCGCGATCAGGTCCAGCGTGTTCTGGGCCTCTTCGGGCGCGATGAAGTTCCGCCCAGCCGCGTGGTCATTGCCGGCGCCGGCAATGTCGGCCGCTATGTTGCCCGCCGGATAGAGGAAACCGATCCCTCGGTGTCGATCCGCATCATCGAGAGCAACCGCGAAAACGCCCAGCGGACGGCCGAGGCCATGAAGCACTCCATCGTCGTGTTCGGCGATGCGCTGGCCGAAGACATCATGCGCGAGGTCGACGTTCGCGATGCCCATATGTTCCTGGGGCTGACCAATGACGACAAGACCAACATTTTGTCCTCGGTCATCGCCAGTGAAATGGGCTGCCACGCCAATATCGCGCTGGTCAACCAGAGCCAGTATCCCCGCGTCGCCCGGCGGCTCGGCGTTGACGCGTTCATCAATCCACGCGCCATTACCGTATCTAAAGTCCTCCGCCACGTCAGGCGCGGCCGCATTCGGGGCGTCTATACGCTGGGCAATGGCGCAGCCGAAATTTTGGAAGCCGAAGCGCTTGAAACCTCGACGCTGGTGGGAAAGCCGCTGCGCGAATTCAAGCTGCCTCCCGGCATACGCATCGGTGCCATCGTAAGAGGCAGCCAGTCGATCATGCCGACCGGCGATACCATCGTGCGCGCGGGCGATTTCGTGATCGTTTTCGCACTCGCCGCCAGTCTGCGACAGGTCGAACAGATGTTCAGGGTCAGCATCGACTTTTTTTAG